The [Clostridium] celerecrescens 18A genomic sequence TTAATCCAATGGCGCTGGCCATAGGAATGATCGCTCTTGCCGTACTTATCATCTGGCCAAGATATTTTAAAAAGGTCCCCCCATCCCTGATTGCAGTTATTCTGACTGCTGTTTTAGTAAAAGTACTGGATCTTCCGGTTCATACCATAGGGGATCTGTATACCATCTCTCCGAAACTTCCGGAACTGCATATTCCGAGGCTGTCCTTTGCCATGATGGGAAAGGTCATGCCCGATGCAGTGACCATCGCGGTGCTGGCCGCCATCGAATCATTGTTGTCCTGCGTTGTGGCTGACGGTATGATAGGCAGCAGGCACAATTCAAACATGGAACTGATCGCCCAGGGTGTTGGAAATACCTTCTCCGCCCTGTTTGGAGGAATTCCTGCGACTGGCGCAATTGCACGGACAGCCGCCAACGTTAAAAACGGGGGAAGGACTCCTGTGGCTGGAATGGTTCACGCGGTTCTTTTGCTGTTGATCCTCATATTCCTGATGCCCTATGCAGCTCTTATCCCTATGCCGGCCATTGCAGCGATTCTGTTTATGGTTGCTTACAATATGAGCGAGTGGAGAGAATTTGTTTCAATTGTAAAAACTTCCCCCAAAAGCGATTGGTCGGTGCTTCTGGTATCGTTTGTCCTTACTGTGGTATTTGATCTGGTTATGGCCATCGGCGTCGGCCTGGTCATCGCTTCTTTGCTGTTCATGAAGCGGATGGCAGATGTGGCCGAGGTAAATGGCTGGAAGTATCTGGAGGATGAAGAGGATCATGATGGAGACCGAATTGACTTAAAGCCGGTTCCGGGACATGTAGCCGTATTCGAAATCAATGGCCCGATGTTCTTTGGAGCCGCTGATAAGATATCCAAGGTAGTCTTAGAAGATGGAAAGAGAGTGCTGATCCTTCGTATGCGGAGCGTGCCGGCCATGGATACAACTGCATTAAAAAGTTTAAAAAAGCTTTACAACAGCTTAAAAAGAAAGAACGTTACACTGGTATTATCCCATGTAAACGAGCAGCCCATGTCAATGATGGAACGGGCGGGATTTGTAGAAGATATGGGAAGAGAGAATATTGCGGGATGTATTGATGATGCTTTAATGCGCGCCTCCGTATTATAAAAGCCAGAAAGGCAAAATCAGGCCATAAGAAGCCAGAGAAAAGATAATTTTCGGCTTCTTATGGCTTTTCCATTTTCAATGAGCCATTTATTAAAAAATGGATTGCTGTTGTTGTAAAACTGTGTGTATGTATATGAATACAGCTTATTTTTGTATGTATTAGAATACCTGGATCCGCAGAGGGAAGTCCGGATGAGATTTTTTCAAATCCGAAAGAAGAGAGAACCAGACAATTTTTATCAAGGATTTTTTCCCTGGATTTCAATAAAAAAGATGAGCTTTGAATGGTATAAAACCATTTTAAAAGCTCATCTTTTATTCCATAAATACAATTTTAGAAGACAGCGTTTCTACTGAGCCACCAGCTGATCCAGAGACTTGAACTGATAGCCCATTTCCTCCCATTTCGTCAGCAATTCATCAAGAATCTGGGCGTTGGTGCTGGAGGTGCTGTGTAAGAGCACGACAGCGCCGGGATGGATCCTGCCTAAAAGCTTTTTAAAGGCTTCTTCCTTTGTGGGCTGCTTATCCTGATACCAGTCAACGTAGGCAAGGCTCCAGAAAAAGGTTTTGTAGCCTATATCATTCGCCATTTTTAAATTGGCCTCACTGTATTTCCCCTGTGGCGGACGGTAGTATTGTTTCATGGGCTGTCCGGTAGTCTGTTCAAAAAGGTTCTCTAAATCCTTAATCTCTTTTTCAAATGCTTCTTTTGAAGATATCTTAGACATATCCGGATGGTGATAGGTATGATTGCCTACGATATGGCCTTCTGCAACCATACGCTTTACTAACTCCGGAGCAGTCTCTATGTAATTTCCTACTACAAAAAAGGTGGCCGGGGCATTATGTTTCTTTAATGCATCCAGTATAGCAGCGGTATTTCCGTTTTCGTATCCGGCATCAAAGGTCAGATAAAGAACTTTATCCGGGGTTTTTTCAGCGTAATAGGCATTGTACTGTTTCAAATAGTCCATGGTAGCATTGGCTACCGGCGGCTGCCCTTCCTGCTGGAAACTTAACCCCCAGTTTCCATCTGCAGCAGTCTCCACGGCCCTGTGTTGTTCGACCATCATGGCTCCAAGGTGGCCGGCCAGAAAGGCGCAGAGGAAAAGCAGGAATACCATAATTGCTTTCTTTCCTGTTTCTGGAGGGATAGAAAGCTTTCTGATTCTTTCTGCAATCTTTAATTTTTGCAAAAATTTCATGAATAAAGCTCCGTTATATTACATTTGTTTCAATATATGAAACGGACCTCTGTCCTTATTCAAAAAGATTGTATTACCGTACCTGCTTTACCTTCCAGACTTGCTTCTGCTTTGTCCAGAGAGGTAATGATGGCTTTCCGGTTTTTGCCGTTTTGCAAAAAATCCACGGAGGCTTCTATTTTTGGGAGCATAGAGCCTGATTCAAACTGTCCTTCCTGAATGTAGCCTTCTGCTTCCTCCAGACTCATCTGGCTGATGGGACGTTCATCAGATGTTCCGTAATTCAGAGTAACATTGTCAACGTTAGTAAGGATCATGAGCACATCGGCTTCGATTTCCTTTGCAAGCAGTCCGGCCGCCCGGTCCTTTTCAATGACTGCGCTGGCGCCCTTTAAGCGATATCCCTGTTCCATCACCGGTATGCCGCCGCCTCCGCAGGCGATGACGATCTGGTCTGCATCCATAACGGCCTTTATGATGTCTATTTCCACAATGGATACAGGCTTAGGAGAAGCCACGACTCTGCGGAAGCCTTTGCCGGGCACTTCCTCCACATAGTTCCCCTTTTCTTCTTCCTCTTTTGCATCTTCCGCGGACATAAAACGTCCCACAGACTTCATGGGGGTGTAAAAAGCCTCGTCATAAGGGTTTACCATCATCTGTGTCAAAATGGTGGCGGCAGATTTGTAAATGCCGCGTTTTGCAAGTTCTGCCTGAATGCCATTTTGCAGATCATAACCGATGTAACCCTGGCTCATGGCAGAGCATACGGACATGGGCGCAGAAGTATAGCCGTCGTGAAGTTTACCGAATTCATTCATAGCTGTGTGGATCATGCCCACCTGCGGAGCATTGCTGTGGGTGACTGCCACCTGCCAGCCGGCCTCAATAAAATCTGCGATTACTTTTGATGTTTCGGCAACTGCCTTTTTCTGTTCCGGAAGATTTGTTCCCAATGCATGATGTCCCAAAGCCAGGACAATACGTTTTTTTGCCATATCTGTTCCCTCTCAATTCCGTATAGTTTGGTCAAAAAGTATAAAGATATTATATTATCAGATAATAAAAAAATCAACAGGTTTAAAGAGATGGGAACCTTTAGAAAGATTGGAATGATTCTTTAGAAATAATTATGAAAATTTTGGTAGATATCCTGTGATTGGATGGTATAATGTACACGAAAGCAATGAACAGCGCAAAATAAAGCAGGCAAAAAAATTTGTTGTACTTGCACATTAGAAATTTTTTGCCTGCCTTTCATAGGGCGAATGCCCGTGAGTGTAAACCTACGGTTTTACAAGCTGCACTGCGGATGTATGGTACAAAGTATAAGAAAATGAAAGGACACCATATTAATGATATCAATCATCCTGCATCTGATCCTTCCCATGTTTTTTTATACAGCCATGACGACAGTTTTATATTTATACTTAAACTTAGGCCCATTGGAAGCCACCGCCTTATCCGCCATTTTAGTCTCCCCCGTGCTATATTACTTTTATTCCGCAGACCAAAGGCGCCGTGGAGCCCAAGCTTCCCCAGGATTTAATCTTCATGGCTGCTTAATCTATATCTTAATATTTGGATCATCCTTATGCATCCTCGGCAATTATATAGTGAATATACTTGGACTAACTGAAATATCCGTGTCCTATAAGGAAGCGGAAAATAACTTATATTCTGCGTCCTTTCCCCTTCAGCTCCTTGCTTCCGGCTTTATGATCCCTTTTGCAGAAGAGATCATATTCCGTGGACTGGGTTTTGCCGCGCTTAAGGAAAAGCTACCCTTTTGGCTGTCTGCAGCCTTATCCGCAGCTCTTTTCGGGCTTTACCATGGAAATCTTCCCCAGGGAGCTTATGCTTTTCTCATTGGCCTGGCAGTTGCCTGGCTGTATGAGATTTCAGGAACATTGCTGGCCCCTTATCTATTTCATGTATCAGCAAATTTACTGTCGCTCTTGGTAGTGAATACTGAGCGTTTGAATTCTTTGTTTTATACAGACCGGAGGCCGGTTTTGGCGGCCGCATCAGCGGTGGTGTCTGCCATTTGTGCAATCCGCATTTATCAGAAAAACAATTTTAAGGAGGATGTTGTGTGAAACTTTTATCTGTAGCAATTCCATGTTACAACTCTGAGTCCTATATGAGGCACTGTATTGATTCTCTGCTGCCGGGAGGCGATGAGGTTGAGATCCTTATTGTGGATGACGGATCTACCAAAGACCATACAGCAGAAATCGCGGATGAATATGAAAGAAATTATCCGGAAATCTGCCGGGCGATCCATCAGGAGAACGGCGGCCATGGCGCGGCAGTCAATGCTGGCTTAAAAAATGCCACTGGAATTTATTTTAAGGTGGTAGACAGCGATGACTGGGTGGACGAGTCTGCTTATAAGGAAATTCTGGATACTTTGCGGCGATTTGTTTATGGGGAAGAGACCCTGGATATGCTGATCAGCAATTTTGTATATGAAAAGCAGGGAGCAGCCCGGAAAAAAGTCATGAATTACCGCACCGCCCTTCCTAAGAATGAGATGTTTAGCTGGGATGAGGTCAAGGTGTTCCTGCTTGGGCATTATATTCTCATGCATTCGGTGATTTACCGGACAGAGCTTCTGATACAATGCGGTCTGGAACTTCCCATGCACACTTTTTATGTGGATAATATATTTGTTTACCAGCCGCTGCCTCACGTAAGAACCATGTATTATTTGGATGTAAACTTCTACAGGTACTTTATCGGTAGAGATGACCAGTCTGTAAACGAATCGGTCATGATCGGCCGCATTGACCAGCAGATCAAGGTGACAAAACTAATGCTTGGCTATTACGATGTAATGAAGATCAAGCAGCGTAAGCTGCGTCATTACATGGTGCGGTATTTGGAGATCATGATGACCATATCCTCCATCCTTGCAATTAAGTCAGATAATGATGAAAATATGGAAAAGAAAAAGGAATTATGGCAACATCTACGCAAGCAGAACTTACCGCTGTTCCTAAGGCTTCGGTGGGGCTTTATGGGTCAGGGAGTCAATCTCCCTGGAAAAAGCGGAAGGAAATTCCCTATTACGATCTATAAAATGACCCAGAAATTTTTCGGTTTTAACTAAAACTACTATTGGCATTAAAAAACAAATATCCCCTGGCCTATCAATGAAAGGCGTCAGGGGATATGTTTTAACTGATTGCTTTTTCGGTAACTTTCTCCCTGCTGGGAACAAAGGAGTCAGAGTATACAAAGTGGTACATCACATAGGCCATAACCAATGAACCAAGACCGTCAAAGGCAGAATGCTGTTTTAAGAAAACAGTTGCAAGGCTGATGGAAATCATCAGGATCAGGGAACCGGTCTTCACTGAACGGTATTTTCTTAATCGTTCACTGTGAAGGACTGCAATGTGTACACAAATAGAGTTATAAACATGGATACTGGGGAATACATTGGTACAAGTATCCGTGGAATAAAGAACCGCTACAATATCTGAGCAGATATTTTTCCCTGGATCAATCACTGGTCGGAAATCCGTACCGTTTGGAAACACGGTGCAGATCACCAGACTGATGGTCATCCCAGTAAACAGCATGGTACACAGTCTGTAATAATCTTTTACATCAGTATAAAAAAAGAATAAAATAGCAGAAGCTATATAAACAAACCATAAAAGATATGGAATAATGAAATATTCATTAAAAGGAATCAGGTCGTCTAAAGCAACATGCATGATATAGTAGTGGTTAGTCACCGACTTTTCCAGGTAAATAAACCACGGAATATAGATAAAGGCGTAGCCGAGGATCCAGACATGCCTGTACCTGTGAAGCAGATTTTTCATATAAGTCATCTTTCTCCGTTCTGGCGATTGGTATCATGATTATCAACTTTGGAGGATTATATCATACTCGTTTTGACAGTACAATAGTATTTTACAAATGTTAATATTTAATTCAGAGAAGATTAAGCGAAAGGTTCGTTTTTGCTGCCGGTATTCCATGGACAGTCCTTCCTTCTTTCTATAATATATGGTATATGCAGAAAGGGGTATGCCCTGCTCTGCTTCATCCCGCCGCTCGATGGCAAATATAATCTTTTTATAAAATGGTTGATAGACGGTCAAACTTTGTGTATAGTATAAAGGCAGACTTTTACACGAAAGGAATGGAATATGTTACAAAAATATATGACCGTTTTCTTAATCTCCATGGTTCCGCTGATAGAGCTTCGCGGTGCAATTCCATATGCAACAGTGATGGGACTTCCGCTTTTTCAGTCCTATATCGTTGCGATTCTTGGAAATATGCTTCCGGTACCTATCATATACCTGTTTGCCAGGAAGGTTCTGGAATGGGGAGCAGATAAGCCAGTGATCGGCGGCTTTTTTTCCTGGTGCCTGGAAAAAGGAAAGCGTGGCGGCGAAAAACTGCAGGCGAAAGCTGGACAGGGGTTGTTTATTGCACTTTTGTTATTTGTGGGAGTTCCCCTTCCGGGAACAGGTGCCTGGACCGGCACTTTGGCAGCCAGCCTGCTTGATATTGATTTTAAATCCAGTATTTTAGCCGTGATGGGAGGCGTCCTGGTGGCAGGAGTTATTATGGGACTTGCCAGTGCAGGAGTTTTAGGGGCGCTTCAGTCCGTGATTTTCTAAGATACTGGTAGGAAGAAGGGCAGAATGGAACGAAGGAATGAAGAGGGATTAACGGAAAAAGAGTTTCTTTTGCAGTATCGTCCGGGGAATTATGAACGCCCGTCGGTGACCGTGGATATGCTGATTTTTGCGGTGGATGAGGAAGAGATGGAAACTGAAGCTCTTTTCATTAAGCGGAAAAACCATCCATGCATCGGACAATGGGCGATTCCGGGAGGTTTTGTAAATGTGGATGAATCCCTGGAGGCCGCAGCAGCCAGGGAGCTGGAGGAAGAGACTGGGTTAAAAGCTATTTGTCTGGAACAGCTCTATACATGGGGGAGCGTGAAGCGTGATCCCAGAACAAGAGTCATTTCAGTATCCTATATGGCCGCAGTACCTAAGAATCAGCTGACTCCAAAGGCCGGAGATGATGCCGAAGAAGCCTGTTGGTTCCAGGTGAAGAAAAAGAAGCTCTCTGAACTGGAGAATGGAGCCACCTATGCGCTTACCATTGAAAATGAAGAGGAACATATTTTTATGAGCTATCGGATTACCGAAACCTATGAGCGTCAGGGAATGATGTGGAAAAAGGAAACGGAGATCGATCTTTTGCCGGCCATTGATGTGCTGGATCAGGAAAAGCTGGCATTTGACCATGCTGAGATCTTAAACGTTGCAATGGACCGTTTGGAAGAATTGGAAAAAGAATATAGCGATCAGATTTTTTAGCAGATCACACCGCCTGATTCAGGCGGTGTTTTTAAGTTATTGTAAGAAAATTTTAATCGGAAAATTATGGATTTTATGCTATACTGTTATAAGAAAAGATTCTTGCATGCAGAAATATACAGGAGATAACAGGATATGGCAAAAAAATCATGCAGGCTATGGAGCCTGGTAATCAGTATCAGCATTCTGGCGTCAATACCATCATATGGTGAGACGCCCCTAATACAGCCGTTTCCGGGAACCGCGGGACAGACAGAGTCGGGAAGCGTGCCGTCGGGAAACACGTCTGGTGAGATCGGACCTGGAGTCGGCGCCGGAACCGGCGGGGGAAGTACTCAGACGGGAAACACTCCCAATACCGGAGGAACATTACCTGCTGACATAAAACAGCCGGCCATTCAATCGGAAGGTGCGATCCTTATGGATGCATCTACAGGAACCCTGCTTTATTCAAAGAACGGGGAAACAAGATACTATCCTGCCAGCATTACAAAGCTTATGACTGCCCTACTTGTTGCAGAAAAGTGTAATTTGTCAGAAACAGTGACATTCTCAAAGGCTGCCACCACAAACCTGGAATCAGGTGCGGTGACGCTGGGACTTACGGAGGGGGACAAGCTGACGGTAGAGCAGAGCCTCTACGGACTCATGCTAAAGTCTGCCAATGAAGTGGCCAATGGTCTGGCAGAGCATGTTTCAGGAAGTGTCAGCGCGTTTTCTGCCCTGATGAATGCCCGGGCAAAGGAGCTTGGCTGTACTGGAACCAATTTTGTCAACCCCAATGGACTTAACAGCTCCAGCCATTATACCACACCTCATGATATGGCCCTTATTGCCAGAGCTGCTTATCAGAATGATACGGTGAAAAAGATATCCTCTACCTTAAGTTACCAGATACCGGCCACAAAGAAGGCTTCGGCCAGAACAGTGACTATGGGGCATAAGATGCTTAATCCGGGAGATTCCAGATATTATCCGGGAGTAATAGGAGGTAAGACAGGCTTTACTTCCCTGGCCGGCAATACCTTAGTCACCTGTGTGGAAAAGAACGGCGTCCGGCTGATTGCGGTTATCATGAAGAGTAAATCCACTCATTATGAGGATACAAAATCTCTGCTTGATTATGGATTTGCCTTAAAGGCTGCCGGGGGGACAGCACAGGCTTCTTCCCAGGGCTGGGTCCAGGACGGGACGAAATGGTATTACGGAAAGCAGGATGGTAATAAGGCCTGCAACGAGTGGCAGAATATAAACGGAGTGTATTACTGGTTTGGTACTGATTCTTATATGGCGGCAAGCCGATGGGTGGAGAGCAATGGAAAATGGTATTATCTGGGAGCCAATGGAGCCATGCTTAAGGATACCATTACGCCCGATGGATACCGCCTGGACTCTTCCGGAGCCTGGATGCGGTAGGAACATGGATTTTTTGGCATAGAAAAAGAGCCTAAAGGCTCTTTTTCTATGCCAAATCCTCTGAAGGAGCATTGTCCTGTTTTGTATCCGCTTCGCATTCTGACATCAGGGTGGCCTCGCTTATATCGGCCCGGTATTCCATGATTTCTTCGACATCGCAGTCCAGAATCCTGCAGAGCATATCAATGGTATGAGTGGAAACGAAGTTATTTTTCTTAAGCCGCCCGATTTGCCCGGCACTGACCTTGCAGTACTTTATCAGATGATACTGGCTGATGTTTTTCTTTTTCATGGTTTCCCATAGTCTGTCATAAACAATCATGATTTATCACCTCTGTCCTTAATTAAACCGTGATTATCCAGTATTGCATATTATCCATAAGTGGTTTATATTATGGAAAAGGAGGATTATATCTATGAAAAAGAAAATATTTAACGTGATTTTTTATCTTATCTGCTTTTTTGTACTCTTCAAATCCATTTATCACCTTGCGTTTACAGTCCCGCCGGCTCCGGGAGCTCCAGGTTACCAGGAATATTATTACGGTACCATTGTCATGAGTATCGGCATCGGGCTTATGGTTATCGTACCCAATCTCATCATAGAATATCTGATGGGCAACTGGTCTTCTTAGACTTGACGCAGACAGGCCCTTCATTGTATGATGAACAGAAAGCAGGAAAAGAATGAAGGAAGAAGAGGAGAGATCAGATGGGGTTTGCTTCCGTAGCTAT encodes the following:
- a CDS encoding SulP family inorganic anion transporter; the encoded protein is MKDIIPQFFLSMKHYTREQFVKDVISGIIVAIIALPLSIALALASGVTPEQGLYTAIVAGFVISFLGGSKVQIAGPTAAFASIVAGIVLKNGLDGLAAATVMAGILLVIMGFLRLGSLIRFIPYTITSGFTAGIAVTIFIGQIKDFLGLTFEKAPVETMEKLEQVVRTIGTFNPMALAIGMIALAVLIIWPRYFKKVPPSLIAVILTAVLVKVLDLPVHTIGDLYTISPKLPELHIPRLSFAMMGKVMPDAVTIAVLAAIESLLSCVVADGMIGSRHNSNMELIAQGVGNTFSALFGGIPATGAIARTAANVKNGGRTPVAGMVHAVLLLLILIFLMPYAALIPMPAIAAILFMVAYNMSEWREFVSIVKTSPKSDWSVLLVSFVLTVVFDLVMAIGVGLVIASLLFMKRMADVAEVNGWKYLEDEEDHDGDRIDLKPVPGHVAVFEINGPMFFGAADKISKVVLEDGKRVLILRMRSVPAMDTTALKSLKKLYNSLKRKNVTLVLSHVNEQPMSMMERAGFVEDMGRENIAGCIDDALMRASVL
- the pdaA gene encoding delta-lactam-biosynthetic de-N-acetylase, encoding MVFLLFLCAFLAGHLGAMMVEQHRAVETAADGNWGLSFQQEGQPPVANATMDYLKQYNAYYAEKTPDKVLYLTFDAGYENGNTAAILDALKKHNAPATFFVVGNYIETAPELVKRMVAEGHIVGNHTYHHPDMSKISSKEAFEKEIKDLENLFEQTTGQPMKQYYRPPQGKYSEANLKMANDIGYKTFFWSLAYVDWYQDKQPTKEEAFKKLLGRIHPGAVVLLHSTSSTNAQILDELLTKWEEMGYQFKSLDQLVAQ
- the arcC gene encoding carbamate kinase, with the translated sequence MAKKRIVLALGHHALGTNLPEQKKAVAETSKVIADFIEAGWQVAVTHSNAPQVGMIHTAMNEFGKLHDGYTSAPMSVCSAMSQGYIGYDLQNGIQAELAKRGIYKSAATILTQMMVNPYDEAFYTPMKSVGRFMSAEDAKEEEEKGNYVEEVPGKGFRRVVASPKPVSIVEIDIIKAVMDADQIVIACGGGGIPVMEQGYRLKGASAVIEKDRAAGLLAKEIEADVLMILTNVDNVTLNYGTSDERPISQMSLEEAEGYIQEGQFESGSMLPKIEASVDFLQNGKNRKAIITSLDKAEASLEGKAGTVIQSF
- a CDS encoding CPBP family intramembrane glutamic endopeptidase, encoding MISIILHLILPMFFYTAMTTVLYLYLNLGPLEATALSAILVSPVLYYFYSADQRRRGAQASPGFNLHGCLIYILIFGSSLCILGNYIVNILGLTEISVSYKEAENNLYSASFPLQLLASGFMIPFAEEIIFRGLGFAALKEKLPFWLSAALSAALFGLYHGNLPQGAYAFLIGLAVAWLYEISGTLLAPYLFHVSANLLSLLVVNTERLNSLFYTDRRPVLAAASAVVSAICAIRIYQKNNFKEDVV
- a CDS encoding glycosyltransferase family 2 protein, which codes for MKLLSVAIPCYNSESYMRHCIDSLLPGGDEVEILIVDDGSTKDHTAEIADEYERNYPEICRAIHQENGGHGAAVNAGLKNATGIYFKVVDSDDWVDESAYKEILDTLRRFVYGEETLDMLISNFVYEKQGAARKKVMNYRTALPKNEMFSWDEVKVFLLGHYILMHSVIYRTELLIQCGLELPMHTFYVDNIFVYQPLPHVRTMYYLDVNFYRYFIGRDDQSVNESVMIGRIDQQIKVTKLMLGYYDVMKIKQRKLRHYMVRYLEIMMTISSILAIKSDNDENMEKKKELWQHLRKQNLPLFLRLRWGFMGQGVNLPGKSGRKFPITIYKMTQKFFGFN
- a CDS encoding phosphatase PAP2 family protein; translated protein: MKNLLHRYRHVWILGYAFIYIPWFIYLEKSVTNHYYIMHVALDDLIPFNEYFIIPYLLWFVYIASAILFFFYTDVKDYYRLCTMLFTGMTISLVICTVFPNGTDFRPVIDPGKNICSDIVAVLYSTDTCTNVFPSIHVYNSICVHIAVLHSERLRKYRSVKTGSLILMISISLATVFLKQHSAFDGLGSLVMAYVMYHFVYSDSFVPSREKVTEKAIS
- a CDS encoding COG2426 family protein, which produces MLQKYMTVFLISMVPLIELRGAIPYATVMGLPLFQSYIVAILGNMLPVPIIYLFARKVLEWGADKPVIGGFFSWCLEKGKRGGEKLQAKAGQGLFIALLLFVGVPLPGTGAWTGTLAASLLDIDFKSSILAVMGGVLVAGVIMGLASAGVLGALQSVIF
- a CDS encoding NUDIX domain-containing protein yields the protein MERRNEEGLTEKEFLLQYRPGNYERPSVTVDMLIFAVDEEEMETEALFIKRKNHPCIGQWAIPGGFVNVDESLEAAAARELEEETGLKAICLEQLYTWGSVKRDPRTRVISVSYMAAVPKNQLTPKAGDDAEEACWFQVKKKKLSELENGATYALTIENEEEHIFMSYRITETYERQGMMWKKETEIDLLPAIDVLDQEKLAFDHAEILNVAMDRLEELEKEYSDQIF
- a CDS encoding serine hydrolase, translated to MAKKSCRLWSLVISISILASIPSYGETPLIQPFPGTAGQTESGSVPSGNTSGEIGPGVGAGTGGGSTQTGNTPNTGGTLPADIKQPAIQSEGAILMDASTGTLLYSKNGETRYYPASITKLMTALLVAEKCNLSETVTFSKAATTNLESGAVTLGLTEGDKLTVEQSLYGLMLKSANEVANGLAEHVSGSVSAFSALMNARAKELGCTGTNFVNPNGLNSSSHYTTPHDMALIARAAYQNDTVKKISSTLSYQIPATKKASARTVTMGHKMLNPGDSRYYPGVIGGKTGFTSLAGNTLVTCVEKNGVRLIAVIMKSKSTHYEDTKSLLDYGFALKAAGGTAQASSQGWVQDGTKWYYGKQDGNKACNEWQNINGVYYWFGTDSYMAASRWVESNGKWYYLGANGAMLKDTITPDGYRLDSSGAWMR
- a CDS encoding helix-turn-helix domain-containing protein encodes the protein MIVYDRLWETMKKKNISQYHLIKYCKVSAGQIGRLKKNNFVSTHTIDMLCRILDCDVEEIMEYRADISEATLMSECEADTKQDNAPSEDLA